The genomic DNA CTAGTCTTGAGGATGACTCTATCTCCTACATCAATCTTTTCAAAAACAGATCTTTCAGGTTCTATGATCATGTGCTTACCTGTTCCATCCTCTATCCAAAAGATGAGTTCTTCTGAGGCATCAACTCCCTCAAACATGGCTTTTCCACTAAATCTAGGCCTGAAACATCTTATCCTTCCAACTGCCTTTGTACGTTTTTGCCCTTTAAATTTTAAAATAACCATGGTGCCCACTTTGTCTATTGTTTTATCCCCAAATACCAATATCACTTTTTTCCTTGTCCCTGGCTTTGCACAAGGAATTCCTTTGGGAGTATGCCCCTTCACCACCCTAATGATCTCACAGGGACCATATTGGCCCCTCACCTTGACTATGCCCTTTAATCCACTGGCATGACCAGGGGTGTACAATGATATCAGCAGGGCCAGGGCGACTACGAAAGATGCTACATATTTTGTAGTAATTTTCATGACTATTACCTCCTATCCGCCTAGTGTTTTTTTTGCATGACAGCCCCTGCAAGAGGTGGGGCCAGTTTCTTTTCCATCCCTTTTCATAGCCTTATGGCATCCAGCGCAGGTCTCATGATAAAATTTCTTGAACTTTTTAGGCCCTCCTACACTGGAAAAGGCATCTTCAAGTCCTTTACAGGCATCTGAGCCCATGATCGCCTTTTCATCCGATGCCCCAACGTGGCAAGCAACACAGGTAAAGTCATCCTTATAAGGCCTTGGAGAATACTTTGAATTTCCCTTGAGGTAGTTAAGGGCGTGATCTCTATGGCTAAAGCCATTCACTGCTTTCAAGTCCTTTGGGAGCCCCTTAATCCTCTGACACCTGGCCTGAACATTGATATCTATGGTCTCAGGGATGTCTTTTGCAGTTACAGGGTGACTAGTCATAAACACCGCTGAAACCGTAATTCCAGCCAGTGTAAGAATTGTTTTTTTGAGTTTCATGATCACTCACTCTCCTTTCAGTTATTTTTTGTCAGGCAGCTGCCTTTCATGCCTCCAAGGTATGGCCAGTGGAGCTAGGCGAATAGGGGATATCTACCTATATCATTGGGTATTCAGGGCCATGTCGGGTCGATGTAGGGCAAAAAAATTGTG from Dissulfuribacter thermophilus includes the following:
- a CDS encoding cytochrome c3 family protein; the protein is MKLKKTILTLAGITVSAVFMTSHPVTAKDIPETIDINVQARCQRIKGLPKDLKAVNGFSHRDHALNYLKGNSKYSPRPYKDDFTCVACHVGASDEKAIMGSDACKGLEDAFSSVGGPKKFKKFYHETCAGCHKAMKRDGKETGPTSCRGCHAKKTLGG